In Nocardioides dokdonensis FR1436, the following are encoded in one genomic region:
- the sucB gene encoding 2-oxoglutarate dehydrogenase, E2 component, dihydrolipoamide succinyltransferase: MATEVNLPELGESVTEGTVTRWLKQVGDTVAVDEPLLEISTDKVDTEIPSPVAGTLLEIKVDEDDTVEIGALLAVIGDEGESSGDSSEGGDSATPEAEPADEGEAEKKAEQEEEIADETGDLPAGDETPESEKSDGSDDQPLEETEKPAADTKKSGGGGTTVTLPELGESVTEGTVTRWLKEVGDEVAVDEPLLEISTDKVDTEIPSPVAGTLLEVKVAEDETVEIGAELAVIGDGSASEQSSEPEPEPEPEPEPEPEPEPEPEPEPKKEEPKQEKAPEPKQPAEPAQEKAPEPTKEQEKPASGSSASSSNDGPGYVTPLVRKLAGQHGVDLNTVTGTGVGGRIRKQDVLEAAKPKEQAPAAPAASGASSAPSGGASAPSTPSPLRGKTEKLSRLRKIIASRMVESLQVSAQLTQVIEVDVTNVARLREAHKADFLAREGVKLSYLPFFAKATVDALKQHPSLNATIDTEAGEVTYYDRENLAFAVDTEKGLITPVVKDAGDLSISGLAKKIADVAERTRTNKIGPDELSGGTFTITNLGSVGALFDTPVINQPQVAILGPGAVVKRPVVIDDPNLGETIAVRHMVYLALTYDHRLVDGADAGRFLSDVKQRLESGQFEV, encoded by the coding sequence TTGGCCACCGAAGTCAACCTCCCGGAACTGGGCGAGTCCGTCACCGAGGGCACCGTCACGCGCTGGCTGAAGCAGGTCGGCGACACCGTGGCCGTCGACGAGCCGCTGCTCGAGATCTCCACCGACAAGGTCGACACCGAGATCCCGTCGCCGGTCGCGGGCACGCTGCTCGAGATCAAGGTCGACGAGGACGACACCGTCGAGATCGGCGCCCTCCTGGCCGTCATCGGTGACGAGGGCGAGTCCTCGGGCGACAGCTCCGAGGGAGGCGACAGCGCCACCCCCGAGGCCGAGCCGGCCGACGAGGGCGAGGCCGAGAAGAAGGCCGAGCAGGAGGAGGAGATCGCCGACGAGACCGGCGACCTCCCCGCCGGCGACGAGACGCCCGAGTCGGAGAAGTCGGACGGTTCGGACGACCAGCCGCTCGAGGAGACCGAGAAGCCCGCCGCGGACACCAAGAAGTCCGGCGGCGGTGGCACGACCGTCACGCTCCCCGAGCTGGGCGAGTCGGTCACCGAGGGCACGGTCACCCGCTGGCTCAAGGAGGTCGGCGACGAGGTCGCGGTCGACGAGCCGCTGCTCGAGATCTCCACCGACAAGGTCGACACCGAGATCCCCTCCCCCGTGGCCGGCACCCTGCTCGAGGTGAAGGTCGCCGAGGACGAGACCGTCGAGATCGGCGCCGAGCTCGCCGTCATCGGTGACGGTTCCGCGAGTGAGCAGTCCTCCGAGCCGGAGCCGGAGCCCGAGCCCGAGCCCGAGCCCGAGCCGGAGCCCGAGCCCGAGCCCGAGCCGGAGCCGAAGAAGGAGGAGCCGAAGCAGGAGAAGGCTCCCGAGCCGAAGCAGCCGGCCGAGCCGGCGCAGGAGAAGGCCCCCGAGCCGACCAAGGAGCAGGAGAAGCCCGCCTCCGGGTCGAGCGCGTCCTCCAGCAACGACGGTCCCGGGTACGTGACCCCGCTGGTGCGCAAGCTCGCCGGCCAGCACGGCGTGGACCTCAACACCGTCACCGGCACCGGTGTCGGTGGCCGCATCCGCAAGCAGGACGTCCTCGAGGCGGCCAAGCCGAAGGAGCAGGCCCCGGCCGCTCCCGCGGCGTCCGGCGCCTCGTCCGCACCGTCCGGTGGCGCGTCGGCGCCCAGCACGCCGTCGCCGCTGCGCGGCAAGACCGAGAAGCTGTCCCGGCTGCGCAAGATCATCGCCTCGCGCATGGTCGAGTCGCTGCAGGTCTCGGCCCAGCTCACCCAGGTGATCGAGGTCGACGTCACCAACGTGGCGCGCCTGCGCGAGGCCCACAAGGCCGACTTCCTGGCGCGGGAGGGCGTGAAGCTCTCCTACCTGCCGTTCTTCGCCAAGGCGACGGTCGACGCGCTCAAGCAGCACCCCTCGCTGAACGCGACGATCGACACCGAGGCCGGCGAGGTCACCTACTACGACCGCGAGAACCTCGCGTTCGCGGTGGACACCGAGAAGGGCCTGATCACCCCGGTGGTCAAGGACGCCGGCGACCTGTCGATCTCGGGCCTGGCCAAGAAGATCGCCGATGTGGCCGAGCGCACCCGCACCAACAAGATCGGCCCCGACGAGCTGTCCGGCGGCACCTTCACGATCACGAACCTGGGCAGCGTGGGTGCGCTCTTCGACACCCCCGTGATCAACCAGCCGCAGGTCGCGATCCTCGGCCCCGGCGCGGTCGTGAAGCGCCCGGTGGTCATCGACGACCCGAACCTGGGCGAGACCATCGCGGTGCGCCACATGGTCTACCTGGCGCTGACCTACGACCACCGTCTCGTCGACGGTGCCGACGCCGGCCGGTTCCTCTCCGACGTCAAGCAGCGTCTCGAGAGCGGCCAGTTCGAGGTCTGA
- the lpdA gene encoding dihydrolipoyl dehydrogenase produces the protein MPDTDFDVLILGAGSGGYACALRAAQLGLSVALVEKGDLGGTCLHMGCIPTKALLHAAEIADAARDSEQFGVRATLEGIDMAGVNSYKDGVVSRLFKGLTGLVKGRGVTVVAGEGRLTGPREVTVDGTAYTGRHVVLATGSYARSLPGLEVDGTHVLTSDHALRLERVPASVVVLGGGVIGCEFASVWRSFGAEVTIVEALPRLVAAEDEASSKVLERAFKKRGIKARTGTPFQSVKTTDDGVAVTVEGGDVIEAELLLVAVGRGPSTDGLGYDEQGVEMERGFVRTDDRCRTNLEGVYAVGDIVPGLQLAHRGFQQGIFVAEHIAGLDPAPIDEAGIPRVTYSHPEVASVGLDEATARSTYGDDAIETLTYDLGGNGKSQILKTQGFVKLVRRTDGPVVGVHLVGDRVGELIGEAQLIYGWEAHAEDVAPLVHAHPTQNEALGEAHLALAGKALHAHS, from the coding sequence GTGCCTGACACCGACTTCGACGTACTCATCCTCGGCGCTGGCTCGGGGGGTTACGCGTGCGCGCTGCGCGCTGCCCAGCTCGGCCTGAGCGTGGCGCTGGTGGAGAAGGGCGACCTGGGCGGCACCTGCCTGCACATGGGCTGCATCCCGACCAAGGCCCTGCTGCACGCGGCCGAGATCGCCGACGCCGCCCGCGACTCCGAGCAGTTCGGCGTGCGCGCCACGCTCGAGGGCATCGACATGGCCGGGGTGAACTCCTACAAGGACGGCGTCGTCTCGCGCCTCTTCAAGGGCCTGACCGGCCTCGTCAAGGGGCGCGGCGTCACCGTCGTCGCCGGCGAGGGCCGGCTCACCGGTCCCCGCGAGGTCACCGTCGACGGCACGGCCTACACCGGGCGCCACGTCGTGCTGGCCACCGGCTCGTACGCCCGCTCGCTGCCCGGCCTCGAGGTCGACGGCACCCACGTGCTCACCTCCGACCACGCGCTGCGCCTCGAGAGGGTGCCGGCCTCCGTGGTCGTGCTCGGTGGCGGCGTCATCGGGTGCGAGTTCGCCAGCGTGTGGCGCAGCTTCGGCGCCGAGGTGACCATCGTCGAGGCGCTGCCCCGGCTGGTGGCCGCCGAGGACGAGGCGTCCTCCAAGGTCCTCGAGCGGGCGTTCAAGAAGCGCGGCATCAAGGCCCGCACCGGCACCCCGTTCCAGAGCGTGAAGACCACCGACGACGGGGTCGCCGTCACGGTCGAGGGAGGCGACGTCATCGAGGCCGAGCTGCTCCTCGTGGCGGTGGGGCGCGGTCCCAGCACCGACGGCCTCGGCTACGACGAGCAGGGCGTCGAGATGGAGCGCGGCTTCGTGCGCACCGACGACCGCTGCCGCACCAACCTCGAGGGCGTCTACGCCGTCGGCGACATCGTGCCCGGGCTCCAACTCGCGCACCGCGGCTTCCAGCAGGGCATCTTCGTGGCCGAGCACATCGCCGGGCTCGACCCGGCCCCCATCGACGAGGCCGGCATCCCGCGGGTGACCTACTCCCACCCGGAGGTCGCCTCCGTCGGACTCGACGAGGCCACCGCGCGCTCGACGTACGGCGACGACGCGATCGAGACGCTGACCTACGACCTCGGCGGCAACGGCAAGAGCCAGATCCTCAAGACCCAGGGCTTCGTCAAGCTCGTACGCCGCACCGACGGTCCGGTCGTGGGCGTGCACCTGGTCGGCGACCGGGTCGGCGAGCTCATCGGCGAGGCCCAGCTGATCTACGGCTGGGAGGCGCACGCCGAGGATGTCGCGCCCCTGGTCCACGCCCACCCCACCCAGAACGAGGCTCTCGGCGAGGCGCACCTCGCCCTGGCCGGCAAGGCGCTGCATGCACATTCGTGA
- a CDS encoding leucyl aminopeptidase, giving the protein MTSFILRSASPAKTKADAVVVGIVQSSPSGGRKQAKGASASAPGLELAPGAEDVAKAYGRKLRPLLASLDVKGTVGEVTRIPTSGVIGAPLLVLVGLGTDPQPADVRRAAGAAARAVTNAASVAVALPAETAAEVRAVAEGWALGAYTFTTYKQDTAKDDTTAGDVVILSGGARRKEVVTALEEAQVVTRAVAATRDWVNTPPGDLRPPAFAESAQTRAKELGKGRGAPKITLRVLDEVELAELGCGGILGVGAGSSAPPRLVEITYAPKGATTHLALVGKGITFDSGGLSIKPAQGMHEMKSDMAGAAAVIQATFAIAELGLPVKVSCFAPMAENMVSGDATRPGDILTMYGGRTVEVLNTDAEGRLVLGDALVRAVETEPDLIVDVATLTGAMVVALGNKMAGVMGSEEVVAQVVAAGTSAGEPIWAMPIPEEMKQRVTSSKIADLAQHDWVRWGGGLFAGAFLREFTDGRPWAHLDIAGPSYNAGGPDGHLTTGGTGFAVTTLVDLARGLA; this is encoded by the coding sequence GTGACCTCGTTCATACTCCGCAGTGCCAGCCCCGCCAAGACCAAGGCCGACGCCGTGGTCGTGGGGATCGTCCAGAGCAGCCCGTCGGGCGGCCGCAAGCAAGCCAAGGGCGCGTCGGCGTCCGCGCCGGGGCTCGAGCTGGCGCCCGGCGCCGAGGACGTCGCCAAGGCCTACGGCCGCAAGCTGCGACCCCTCCTCGCCTCCCTCGACGTCAAGGGCACGGTCGGGGAGGTCACCCGCATCCCCACCTCCGGCGTGATCGGCGCCCCGCTGCTGGTCCTCGTCGGACTCGGCACCGACCCGCAGCCCGCTGACGTGCGCCGCGCCGCCGGTGCCGCCGCCCGCGCGGTCACCAACGCCGCCAGCGTCGCCGTGGCCCTCCCGGCCGAGACCGCCGCGGAGGTCCGCGCCGTGGCCGAGGGCTGGGCGCTGGGCGCCTACACCTTCACGACGTACAAGCAGGACACCGCGAAGGACGACACCACCGCCGGTGACGTCGTCATCCTCAGCGGCGGCGCGCGCCGCAAGGAGGTCGTGACCGCGCTCGAGGAGGCCCAGGTCGTCACCCGCGCGGTGGCCGCCACCCGCGACTGGGTCAACACTCCCCCGGGCGACCTGCGCCCGCCGGCCTTCGCCGAGTCGGCGCAGACGCGCGCCAAGGAGCTCGGCAAGGGTCGTGGCGCCCCCAAGATCACCCTGCGGGTGCTCGACGAGGTCGAGCTCGCCGAGCTCGGCTGCGGCGGCATCCTCGGGGTCGGCGCCGGCTCCTCGGCCCCGCCCCGGCTGGTCGAGATCACCTACGCACCCAAGGGCGCGACCACGCACCTCGCGCTGGTCGGCAAGGGCATCACCTTCGACTCCGGCGGCCTGAGCATCAAGCCGGCCCAGGGCATGCACGAGATGAAGTCCGACATGGCCGGCGCCGCCGCGGTCATCCAGGCCACCTTCGCCATCGCCGAGCTCGGTCTGCCCGTCAAGGTCTCCTGCTTCGCCCCGATGGCCGAGAACATGGTCTCCGGGGACGCGACGCGACCCGGCGACATCCTGACGATGTACGGCGGCCGCACCGTCGAGGTGCTCAACACCGACGCCGAGGGCCGCCTCGTGCTCGGCGACGCGCTGGTGCGCGCGGTGGAGACCGAGCCCGACCTGATCGTCGACGTCGCCACCCTGACCGGAGCCATGGTCGTCGCGCTCGGCAACAAGATGGCCGGGGTGATGGGCTCCGAGGAGGTCGTCGCCCAGGTGGTCGCGGCCGGCACCAGCGCCGGGGAGCCGATCTGGGCGATGCCGATCCCCGAGGAGATGAAGCAGCGCGTCACCTCCAGCAAGATCGCCGACCTCGCCCAGCACGACTGGGTGCGCTGGGGCGGCGGACTGTTCGCCGGCGCGTTCCTGCGCGAGTTCACCGACGGTCGCCCGTGGGCGCACCTCGACATCGCCGGGCCGTCGTACAACGCCGGCGGCCCCGACGGGCACCTGACCACCGGGGGCACCGGCTTCGCCGTGACCACTCTGGTCGACCTGGCCCGCGGCCTGGCCTGA
- the gcvT gene encoding glycine cleavage system aminomethyltransferase GcvT — protein sequence MAELLTSPLHDRHLALGAKTAPFGGWEMPLEYPTGVVAEHTAVRTAVGVFDVSHLGKAEVTGPGAAAYVNACLTNDLDRIGPGQAQYTLCCDDETGGVVDDLIVYRYSDERVLLVPNAANTAEVVRRLAASAPDGVTVTDLHRDLAVLAVQGPHSDEVMQALGLPVDHDYMSFAEATYADATVVVCRTGYTGERGYELVVANAAAGALWDALLAAGADLGILPCGLGARDTLRTEMGYPLHGQDISLDITPVQARMAWAVGWDKPTFWGKEVLARERAEKPRRVLRGIVATGRGIPRPGMSVSLTADVLVGEVTSGTFSPTLRKGIGLALVAASVHPEAEVGVDVRGRREIFQLTKPPFLDPSVKES from the coding sequence ATGGCTGAGCTGCTGACCTCTCCGCTGCACGACCGGCACCTCGCGCTGGGTGCCAAGACCGCCCCGTTCGGTGGCTGGGAGATGCCGCTGGAGTACCCGACCGGCGTGGTCGCCGAGCACACCGCGGTGCGCACCGCCGTGGGGGTCTTCGACGTCAGCCACCTCGGCAAGGCCGAGGTCACCGGCCCCGGTGCGGCGGCGTACGTCAACGCCTGCCTGACCAACGACCTCGACCGCATCGGGCCCGGCCAGGCGCAGTACACGCTGTGCTGCGACGACGAGACCGGCGGTGTGGTCGACGACCTGATCGTCTACCGCTACTCCGACGAGCGGGTGCTGCTGGTGCCCAACGCCGCCAACACCGCCGAGGTGGTGCGCCGCCTCGCCGCGAGTGCCCCGGACGGGGTCACCGTCACCGACCTGCACCGCGACCTCGCCGTGCTGGCGGTGCAGGGCCCGCACAGCGACGAGGTGATGCAGGCGCTCGGCCTGCCCGTCGACCACGACTACATGAGCTTCGCCGAGGCGACGTACGCCGACGCCACGGTCGTGGTGTGCCGCACCGGCTACACCGGCGAGCGGGGCTACGAGCTGGTCGTGGCGAACGCCGCCGCCGGCGCCCTGTGGGACGCCCTGCTGGCCGCGGGCGCCGACCTCGGCATCCTCCCGTGCGGCCTCGGCGCGCGCGACACGCTGCGCACCGAGATGGGCTACCCGCTGCACGGGCAGGACATCTCCCTCGACATCACCCCCGTGCAGGCGCGGATGGCCTGGGCCGTGGGCTGGGACAAGCCGACCTTCTGGGGCAAGGAGGTGCTCGCCCGCGAGCGCGCCGAGAAGCCGCGCCGGGTGCTGCGCGGCATCGTGGCCACCGGTCGCGGCATCCCGCGCCCCGGCATGAGCGTCTCGCTGACCGCCGACGTCCTGGTCGGCGAGGTCACCTCCGGCACCTTCTCGCCCACCCTGCGCAAGGGCATCGGCCTGGCCCTGGTCGCCGCGAGCGTGCACCCCGAGGCGGAGGTCGGCGTCGACGTCCGCGGGCGCCGCGAGATCTTCCAGCTCACCAAGCCCCCGTTCCTCGACCCGTCGGTGAAGGAGTCCTGA